A single Nostoc sp. PCC 7107 DNA region contains:
- the argF gene encoding ornithine carbamoyltransferase: protein MAVLIGRDVLSLADFSPTELQEILELAGKLKSQELKLRCNKVLGLLFSKASTRTRVSFTVAMYQLGGQVIDLNPNVTQVSRGEPIQDTARVLDRYLDILAIRTFAQQELEIFANYAKIPVINALTDAEHPCQILADLLTIQECFGKLAGLTLTYVGDGNNVANSLMLGCALTGMNVRIATPKGFEPDAKIVEQARAIAGGKTEVMLTHDPELASKDASVLYTDVWASMGQEQEADDRMPIFQLYQISEQLLSLADQDAIVLHCLPAHRGEEITEEVIEGSQSRVWDQAENRLHAQKALLASILGAE from the coding sequence ATGGCAGTGTTAATCGGACGAGATGTATTAAGTTTGGCGGACTTTAGTCCAACGGAACTTCAAGAAATTCTGGAATTGGCTGGTAAGCTTAAATCTCAAGAGCTAAAGTTGCGGTGTAATAAGGTGTTGGGTTTGCTGTTTTCTAAAGCTTCAACTCGCACGCGTGTGAGTTTTACGGTGGCGATGTATCAATTGGGTGGACAGGTAATTGATCTTAATCCCAATGTTACGCAAGTGAGTCGCGGCGAACCAATCCAAGATACCGCAAGGGTGTTAGATCGATATTTAGATATTTTGGCTATTCGGACTTTTGCCCAGCAGGAGTTAGAAATTTTCGCTAACTATGCCAAAATTCCCGTAATTAATGCCTTGACTGATGCGGAACATCCTTGTCAGATATTGGCTGATTTATTGACGATTCAAGAATGTTTTGGAAAGTTGGCGGGTTTAACTTTAACTTATGTGGGTGATGGAAATAATGTGGCGAATTCTTTGATGCTGGGTTGCGCTTTGACAGGGATGAATGTCAGGATTGCTACTCCCAAAGGATTTGAACCGGATGCTAAAATTGTCGAACAAGCAAGGGCGATCGCGGGTGGTAAAACTGAAGTTATGCTGACTCATGACCCGGAATTAGCCTCTAAGGATGCTTCTGTACTTTACACTGATGTTTGGGCAAGTATGGGTCAAGAACAAGAAGCTGATGACCGAATGCCAATTTTTCAACTTTATCAAATTTCGGAACAATTGTTGAGCTTGGCTGATCAAGATGCAATTGTTTTACATTGTCTACCAGCCCACCGTGGCGAAGAAATTACTGAAGAAGTCATTGAAGGTTCACAGTCACGAGTTTGGGATCAGGCCGAAAATCGTCTCCACGCACAAAAAGCTTTGCTGGCTAGTATTTTGGGGGCTGAGTGA
- the lexA gene encoding transcriptional repressor LexA codes for MERLTEAQQELYEWLAEYIRMHQHSPSIRQMMQGMNLKSPAPIQSRLEHLRNKGYIEWTEGKARTIRVLHPIKQGVPILGNIAAGGLIEPFTEAVDYLDFSNLSLPPQTYALRVTGDSMIEDLIADGDLVFLLPVAEPNQLKNGTIVAARVDGYGSTLKRFYRNGDRVTLQPANQKYSPIEVSAMQVQVQGSLVGVWRGYN; via the coding sequence ATGGAACGACTAACAGAAGCGCAACAAGAATTATATGAATGGTTGGCAGAATATATCCGAATGCACCAACATTCTCCTTCAATTCGGCAAATGATGCAAGGGATGAATTTAAAGTCGCCAGCACCGATTCAAAGTAGGTTAGAACATTTACGAAATAAAGGCTACATTGAATGGACTGAAGGTAAAGCCCGCACAATTAGGGTTTTGCATCCAATCAAGCAAGGTGTGCCAATTTTAGGTAATATTGCCGCAGGTGGTTTAATTGAACCTTTTACTGAAGCGGTAGATTATCTCGATTTTTCTAATTTGTCTTTACCGCCACAAACCTATGCTTTGCGGGTGACTGGCGACAGCATGATTGAAGATTTAATTGCTGATGGAGATTTAGTATTTTTACTCCCAGTTGCCGAACCAAATCAATTAAAAAATGGCACAATTGTGGCGGCGAGGGTTGATGGGTATGGTAGTACTTTAAAACGCTTTTACCGCAATGGCGATCGCGTCACTCTCCAACCCGCTAACCAAAAGTATAGCCCGATTGAAGTTTCAGCTATGCAGGTACAGGTGCAAGGTTCTCTTGTTGGCGTTTGGCGTGGATATAACTGA
- a CDS encoding DNA phosphorothioation system restriction enzyme, with product MYLTQNSVQQVPSFRLRIPFAREGKGKYHHQPLPGCPRIPSSLQLRQYQRQAVTNWFANNGRGTLKMATGSGKTITALAIACELYQQINLQVLLVVCPYRHLVTQWARECEKFNLQPILAFENVRSWQSQLSTQLYNLRSGSQGFITIITTNSTLIGEGLQSQLKYLPPKTLIIGDEAHNLGAPKLEESLPRRVGLRLGLSATPERYFDDSGTQSLFDYFGPVLQPEFTLRDAIAQGALVHYLYYPILVELTETESIAYLKLTKKIGRSLLYRERKTENSPNFEDNEDLKPLLMQRARLIGAAGNKLNALRQLMTTRRETTHTLFYCSDGSLETGRSSLQQLKAVVKILGGDLGYKVSTYTAQTPLAEREVLRHQFESGELQGLVAIRCLDEGVDIPAIKTAVILSSSGNPRQFIQRRGRVLRPHPSKERATIYDMIVLPPDLDRETIEVERNLLRKELRRFVEFADLADNAGEARMKLLDLQKRYGLLDV from the coding sequence ATGTATCTAACGCAAAATTCGGTGCAGCAAGTACCCTCTTTCCGGCTCAGAATACCATTTGCTAGGGAGGGTAAGGGTAAGTACCATCATCAACCATTACCAGGATGTCCAAGAATACCGTCATCTCTGCAATTGCGCCAGTATCAGCGTCAAGCTGTGACTAACTGGTTTGCTAACAACGGTAGAGGTACGCTAAAAATGGCGACTGGTAGTGGTAAGACTATCACTGCATTGGCGATCGCTTGTGAATTGTACCAGCAAATTAACTTACAAGTGCTGTTGGTGGTGTGTCCCTATCGTCATCTTGTTACCCAATGGGCGCGAGAATGCGAAAAGTTTAATTTACAACCGATATTAGCCTTTGAAAATGTCCGCAGTTGGCAAAGTCAACTTTCTACTCAACTTTACAATTTGCGTTCTGGTTCTCAAGGCTTTATCACCATCATTACTACTAACTCCACATTAATTGGTGAAGGTTTGCAATCGCAACTCAAGTATTTACCGCCGAAAACCTTAATTATTGGGGATGAAGCCCATAATTTAGGCGCGCCTAAGTTAGAGGAAAGTTTACCCAGGCGGGTTGGGTTAAGGTTGGGTTTATCTGCGACACCGGAACGATATTTTGATGATAGCGGTACACAATCTTTATTTGATTATTTCGGCCCGGTGCTGCAACCAGAGTTCACATTGCGGGATGCGATCGCCCAAGGCGCTTTGGTACATTATTTGTATTATCCAATTTTAGTAGAGTTAACAGAAACCGAAAGCATTGCCTATTTAAAGTTAACTAAAAAAATTGGGCGTTCTTTACTCTATCGAGAACGTAAAACTGAAAATTCACCCAATTTTGAAGACAATGAAGATTTAAAACCTTTATTAATGCAACGGGCGAGATTAATTGGCGCAGCCGGAAATAAATTAAATGCTTTGCGGCAATTAATGACAACGCGCCGCGAAACTACTCACACACTTTTTTATTGTAGTGATGGTTCATTGGAAACGGGACGTTCATCTCTACAACAACTCAAAGCAGTTGTGAAAATTCTGGGAGGAGATTTAGGTTATAAAGTCAGTACCTATACCGCCCAAACGCCTTTAGCAGAAAGAGAAGTTTTACGCCATCAATTTGAAAGTGGAGAATTACAAGGTTTAGTCGCTATTCGCTGTTTAGATGAGGGCGTTGACATTCCCGCCATTAAAACTGCGGTGATTTTATCGAGTTCTGGTAATCCTCGCCAATTTATTCAACGCCGGGGCAGAGTTTTACGCCCCCATCCTAGTAAAGAACGTGCGACTATTTACGATATGATTGTGCTGCCACCAGATTTAGACAGAGAAACCATAGAAGTTGAACGTAATTTATTAAGAAAAGAACTGCGGCGTTTTGTGGAATTTGCCGATTTAGCCGATAACGCTGGGGAAGCGAGAATGAAATTGTTAGATTTACAAAAACGCTATGGATTATTAGATGTTTAA
- the murD gene encoding UDP-N-acetylmuramoyl-L-alanine--D-glutamate ligase yields MSKAHVIGLGKSGVAAARLLKREGWEVELGERNTSDTFLQQQQELAAEQITVKLGYSLDLNSPDLPQLIIVSPGVPWDVPLLVKARELGIETIGEMELAWRHLKSQPWVAITGTNGKTTTTALIAAIFQAAGFDAPACGNIGYAACEVALAPILPDWVIGEISSYQIESSSSLAPRIGVWTTFTPDHLARHKTLETYYDIKAKLLKQSQLQVFNGDDAYLNKVGLNHWPDAYWTSVKGQDFLIGKKGFYIEDGWVVEKLTATSTPTRIIPASALRMVGEHNLQNLLMSVAAARLADIQPDAITKAIQEFPGVPHRLEHICTWEGIDFINDSKATNYDAAEVGLASVKSPTILIAGGEAKPGDDTGWLAKIQAKAAAVLLIGAAAPAFVQRLQEVGYTNYEIVETMAKAVPRSAELAKQHQAPVVLLSPACASFDQYPNFEVRGDDFRQLCLAWAGR; encoded by the coding sequence ATGTCCAAAGCTCATGTAATTGGATTAGGTAAGTCCGGTGTTGCTGCGGCGAGATTGTTGAAACGGGAAGGATGGGAGGTGGAGCTAGGCGAGCGAAACACCTCTGACACCTTCCTGCAACAACAACAAGAACTTGCTGCCGAACAAATCACCGTTAAACTAGGATATTCCCTAGATTTAAACAGTCCTGATTTACCCCAATTAATTATTGTTAGTCCCGGTGTACCTTGGGATGTTCCCTTGTTAGTCAAAGCACGAGAACTAGGGATTGAAACAATTGGCGAAATGGAACTTGCTTGGCGACATTTAAAATCCCAGCCTTGGGTAGCCATCACTGGGACAAATGGCAAAACGACCACCACAGCCTTAATCGCCGCCATTTTCCAAGCAGCCGGATTTGATGCACCCGCCTGCGGTAACATTGGTTATGCAGCTTGTGAAGTCGCCTTAGCCCCCATACTTCCCGATTGGGTAATTGGCGAAATTAGCAGTTATCAAATCGAATCATCTTCATCTTTAGCACCTCGCATCGGCGTTTGGACAACATTTACACCCGACCACCTCGCCCGTCACAAAACTTTAGAAACTTACTACGACATCAAAGCCAAGCTGTTAAAGCAGTCGCAGTTACAAGTATTTAACGGTGATGACGCTTATTTAAATAAAGTCGGTCTGAATCATTGGCCTGATGCTTATTGGACAAGTGTCAAGGGCCAAGATTTTTTAATTGGTAAGAAAGGTTTTTATATCGAAGATGGCTGGGTTGTCGAAAAATTAACCGCCACTTCCACACCAACGAGAATTATTCCAGCCTCTGCATTACGCATGGTGGGAGAACACAACCTACAAAATCTCCTCATGTCAGTAGCCGCAGCACGATTAGCAGACATTCAACCCGATGCAATTACCAAAGCCATTCAAGAATTTCCTGGCGTTCCCCACCGCTTAGAACATATCTGCACTTGGGAAGGTATTGACTTTATCAACGACAGCAAAGCCACCAACTACGACGCAGCCGAAGTCGGGTTAGCTTCAGTGAAGAGTCCGACAATTTTGATTGCGGGGGGAGAAGCCAAACCCGGCGACGATACAGGTTGGTTAGCCAAAATCCAAGCTAAAGCCGCAGCCGTGTTATTAATTGGTGCAGCCGCACCAGCCTTTGTCCAACGCTTACAAGAAGTTGGTTATACTAATTACGAAATCGTGGAAACAATGGCTAAAGCTGTACCTCGGTCAGCAGAATTAGCCAAACAGCACCAAGCACCTGTAGTATTGCTGTCTCCCGCTTGTGCAAGTTTCGACCAGTATCCTAACTTTGAAGTGCGTGGTGACGACTTCCGTCAGTTGTGTTTAGCTTGGGCGGGGCGTTGA
- the glyS gene encoding glycine--tRNA ligase subunit beta — MPDFLLEVGTEELPANFLSDAIVQWRSRIPQTLAANSLNSDAVEVYGTPRRLAVLIKGLPQQQPDREEEIKGPPAQAAFKDGQPTPAAIGFAKKQGVELDALQVRPTDKGDFVFVNKKTPGRPVADIFTELVPQWIFTLEGKRLMRWGDGDVRFSRPVRWLVALLDDAILPIELVNGSDRITSDRISHGHRVLHPATVTIHHATDYVETLRAAYVVVDNNERATTIEKEVHAAVNSVNGSTEIYPDLLKEVTNLVEWPSPVVGKFDSAFLNLPTEVITTVMVSHQRYFPVFKGENHQELLPNFITISNGDPTKSDIIAKGNERVIRARLADGQFFYNADVAKPLESFLPQLEKVTFQEDLGSLRVKVNRIVNIAEQIATQLVLSAAESQNIQRAALLCKADLVSQMIYEFPELQGIMGQKYALASGEPEAVATAIFEHYLPRGADDILPSTLTGQVVGLADRLDTLVSIFGLGLIPTGSSDPFALRRAANAIVNITWAANLGINLDNLLQQTAANFAQEYNKKSGQLVTTLQEFFLQRIRTLLQEEKQIDYDLVNAVLGENDPEYTERALQDLLDVRDRALYLQQIRNDGTLDKIYETVNRSTRLAAQGNLDTKQLEPAGLINPELFQKSSEKAFYDAIVELVPQTQTAQQSRNYQLLIAALAKIAPTVGNFFDGPESVLVMDTNPDIKRNRLNLLGLLRNHARVLADFGSIVKNL; from the coding sequence ATGCCGGATTTTTTATTGGAAGTTGGTACAGAAGAACTACCTGCAAATTTTCTCAGTGATGCCATAGTACAATGGCGATCGCGCATTCCCCAAACTTTGGCAGCCAATAGTCTCAACAGTGACGCTGTAGAAGTTTACGGTACTCCCCGACGCTTGGCGGTACTAATTAAGGGTCTACCACAGCAACAACCAGACAGGGAAGAAGAAATTAAAGGCCCTCCCGCCCAAGCAGCTTTTAAAGATGGTCAACCCACACCCGCAGCCATAGGGTTTGCCAAAAAGCAAGGTGTGGAATTGGACGCGCTACAAGTTCGCCCCACAGACAAAGGCGATTTTGTCTTTGTTAACAAAAAAACTCCTGGTCGTCCTGTGGCTGACATTTTCACCGAACTTGTTCCCCAATGGATTTTCACTTTAGAAGGTAAGCGGTTGATGCGCTGGGGTGATGGCGATGTGAGGTTTTCTCGCCCTGTGCGGTGGTTGGTGGCTTTGTTGGATGATGCGATTTTGCCGATAGAATTGGTTAACGGTTCTGATAGAATTACTAGCGATCGCATTTCTCACGGTCATCGAGTTTTACATCCTGCAACTGTGACTATTCACCACGCAACTGATTACGTTGAAACTCTGCGTGCTGCTTATGTAGTGGTTGATAATAATGAACGTGCAACTACAATTGAAAAAGAAGTTCACGCCGCAGTAAATTCGGTCAATGGTTCTACAGAAATCTATCCCGACTTGTTAAAAGAAGTAACTAACTTAGTAGAATGGCCTTCGCCAGTTGTGGGGAAATTTGACTCAGCATTTTTGAATCTACCCACGGAAGTTATTACAACTGTGATGGTTAGCCACCAAAGATATTTTCCTGTTTTCAAAGGAGAAAATCATCAAGAATTATTGCCCAATTTTATCACCATTTCTAATGGCGACCCGACAAAATCAGATATCATCGCCAAAGGTAATGAAAGAGTCATCCGCGCCCGATTAGCTGATGGACAGTTTTTTTATAACGCTGATGTAGCTAAACCTTTAGAAAGCTTTTTACCTCAGTTAGAAAAGGTAACTTTCCAAGAAGATTTAGGTTCGCTGCGTGTCAAGGTAAATCGCATCGTCAATATTGCCGAGCAAATCGCCACACAACTGGTATTATCGGCAGCAGAGAGCCAAAATATTCAACGGGCGGCTTTGTTATGTAAAGCTGATTTAGTTAGCCAAATGATTTATGAATTCCCAGAATTGCAAGGCATTATGGGGCAGAAATATGCTTTAGCAAGTGGCGAACCGGAAGCGGTGGCAACGGCAATTTTTGAACATTATTTACCACGGGGAGCCGATGACATTTTACCTTCAACCTTAACAGGTCAAGTTGTCGGTTTGGCTGATAGATTAGATACATTAGTCAGCATTTTTGGCTTGGGGTTGATTCCCACAGGTTCATCTGACCCCTTTGCTTTGCGTCGGGCGGCGAATGCGATTGTAAATATTACTTGGGCTGCGAATTTAGGAATTAATTTAGATAATTTATTGCAGCAAACAGCAGCTAATTTTGCTCAAGAATATAACAAGAAATCAGGGCAATTAGTTACAACCTTGCAAGAATTTTTCTTACAACGGATTCGGACTTTATTACAAGAAGAAAAACAAATTGATTACGATTTGGTGAATGCTGTTTTGGGAGAAAATGACCCAGAATATACAGAAAGGGCATTGCAGGATTTATTAGATGTACGCGATCGCGCCTTATATCTGCAACAAATCCGCAACGATGGTACTCTAGATAAAATCTACGAAACCGTCAACCGTTCTACCCGCCTCGCCGCCCAAGGTAATTTAGACACCAAACAGTTAGAACCAGCAGGTTTAATCAATCCCGAACTATTCCAAAAGTCATCCGAAAAAGCATTTTACGATGCGATCGTGGAATTAGTACCCCAAACCCAAACCGCCCAGCAATCACGAAACTATCAATTGTTAATTGCAGCGTTAGCAAAAATCGCTCCTACCGTTGGTAATTTCTTTGATGGCCCGGAAAGCGTGTTAGTTATGGATACCAACCCAGATATTAAGCGCAATCGCTTGAATTTGCTCGGATTACTGCGAAATCATGCGCGAGTGTTAGCTGACTTTGGATCTATTGTGAAAAATTTGTAG
- the cas12k gene encoding type V CRISPR-associated protein Cas12k (Type V-K CRISPR systems have also been known as with the large Cas12k protein, has also been known as type V-U5, and Cas12k as C2c5.), whose protein sequence is MSVITIQCRLVAEEDILRQLWELMADKNTPLINELLAQVGKHPEFETWLDKGRIPTKLLKTLVNSFKTQERFADQPGRFYTSAIALVDYVYKSWFALQKRRKRQIEGKERWLTILKSDLQLEQESQCSLSAIRTKANEILTQFTPQSEQNKNQRKGKKTKKSTKSEKSSLFQILLNTYEQTQNPLTRCAIAYLLKNNCQISELDEDSEEFTKNRRKKEIEIERLKNQLQSRIPKGRDLTGEEWLKTLEISTANVPQNENEAKAWQAALLRKSADVPFPVAYESNEDMTWLQNDKGRLFVRFNGLGKLTFEIYCDKRHLHYFKRFLEDQELKRNHKNQYSSSLFTLRSGRLAWSPGEEKGEPWKVNQLHLYCTLDTRMWTIEGTQQVVDEKSTKINETLTKAKQKDDLNDQQQAFITRQQSTLDRINNLFPRPSKSRYQGQPSILVGVSFGLKKPVTVAVVDVVKNEVLAYRSVKQLLGENYNLLNRQRQQQQRLSHERHKAQKQNAPNSFGESELGQYIDRLLADAIIAIAKTYQAGSIVLPKLRDMREQISSEIQSRAEKKCPGYKEVQQKYAKEYRMSVHRWSYGRLIECIKSQAAKAGISTEIGTQPIRGSPQEKARDVAVFAYQERQAALI, encoded by the coding sequence ATGAGCGTTATTACAATTCAATGTCGCTTGGTTGCTGAAGAAGACATCCTCCGCCAACTGTGGGAACTGATGGCTGATAAAAATACACCACTTATAAATGAATTATTGGCACAGGTAGGAAAGCACCCAGAGTTTGAAACCTGGCTAGATAAAGGCAGAATACCTACTAAATTACTCAAAACACTTGTTAACTCCTTCAAAACTCAAGAGCGTTTTGCTGATCAACCTGGACGCTTTTACACCTCAGCGATCGCTCTAGTAGATTATGTATATAAATCTTGGTTCGCCTTACAAAAACGAAGAAAGCGGCAAATAGAAGGGAAAGAACGTTGGCTGACAATTCTCAAAAGTGATCTACAACTCGAACAAGAAAGCCAATGTAGCTTAAGCGCAATTCGTACTAAAGCCAACGAAATCCTTACCCAATTTACCCCCCAGTCCGAGCAGAATAAAAACCAGAGAAAGGGCAAAAAGACTAAAAAATCTACAAAGTCGGAAAAATCTTCACTTTTTCAAATTCTTTTAAACACTTACGAACAAACACAAAACCCTCTTACTCGTTGTGCGATCGCATATCTGCTCAAAAATAACTGTCAAATTAGTGAACTTGACGAAGACTCAGAAGAATTTACTAAAAATAGACGCAAAAAGGAAATAGAAATTGAGCGATTAAAAAACCAACTTCAAAGTCGCATACCTAAAGGTAGAGATTTAACAGGGGAAGAGTGGTTAAAGACTTTAGAAATTTCTACAGCCAATGTACCTCAAAATGAAAATGAGGCAAAAGCTTGGCAAGCAGCACTATTAAGAAAATCTGCTGATGTCCCCTTTCCTGTGGCTTACGAATCTAACGAAGATATGACATGGCTGCAAAATGACAAAGGTCGTCTCTTTGTTCGATTCAATGGCTTGGGAAAACTTACCTTTGAGATTTACTGCGATAAACGTCATTTGCACTACTTCAAACGCTTCTTAGAAGATCAAGAACTTAAACGCAATCATAAAAACCAATACTCAAGCAGTTTGTTTACTCTGCGTTCAGGAAGGCTTGCTTGGTCGCCAGGAGAAGAAAAAGGTGAACCCTGGAAAGTCAATCAACTACATCTTTACTGCACTTTAGATACTCGGATGTGGACTATTGAAGGAACTCAACAGGTAGTTGATGAGAAAAGCACAAAAATAAACGAAACTTTAACCAAAGCGAAACAGAAAGACGACCTCAATGATCAACAGCAAGCTTTTATCACTCGTCAACAATCCACGCTAGATAGAATTAATAACCTTTTCCCTCGTCCCAGCAAGTCTAGGTATCAAGGTCAACCCTCAATCCTAGTTGGCGTTAGTTTTGGTCTAAAAAAGCCAGTCACAGTAGCGGTGGTAGATGTTGTTAAAAATGAAGTTCTAGCTTATCGCAGCGTCAAACAACTACTTGGGGAAAACTACAATCTTCTCAATCGTCAGCGACAACAACAGCAACGCCTATCTCACGAACGGCACAAAGCTCAGAAACAGAATGCGCCAAACTCCTTTGGTGAATCAGAGTTAGGGCAATATATAGATAGATTATTAGCAGATGCAATTATTGCGATCGCCAAAACCTATCAAGCAGGCAGCATAGTTCTTCCAAAACTCCGGGATATGCGTGAGCAAATCAGTAGTGAAATCCAATCCAGAGCAGAGAAAAAATGTCCTGGTTATAAGGAAGTTCAACAAAAATATGCCAAAGAATACCGCATGAGCGTTCATCGCTGGAGTTACGGTCGATTAATTGAATGTATTAAATCCCAAGCTGCAAAAGCTGGAATTTCCACTGAAATTGGTACACAACCAATCAGAGGCAGTCCACAAGAAAAAGCACGAGATGTAGCTGTCTTTGCTTACCAAGAACGCCAAGCCGCTTTAATTTAA
- a CDS encoding AAA family ATPase yields the protein MKLTSIKLCNFRSFYGRTPEIVLSGGDILNTTIIHGNNGSGKTSLLNAFTWVLYERFSAAFASTEQLVNKRAIAEAKTGQSVECWVEVNWEHEGKRYNAKRQCRIYKDKTDLESIKTELLMQVAGDDGRWYFPLQKPEEIIGQILPASLHQYFFFDGERIEEIVRSDKKAEIAEAIKIFLGVEVINRSIKHLSEAKKSLENELKAIGDSAIKQLLKAQEKLEQEIAKINTRQTEIKQELEYQQSFKKETGNRLLELSAAKELQDRRQELENQKTSHQENLRQTRDALKKIISARGYTILLSDTTTQFRTILNELKARGELTSGISREFINELLKSQHCICGAELNAGNHNHTNVSDWLEKAGSSVVEETAIRMSAQVDEIDKQAIAFWEEVDREQTRINQFRQNISQIELELDTIQERLRKDANEEISSLQKRLDEIESKIDELNREQGANQQRILHLKTEIDALIKQIAKQKLNEEKQLLAQRRINATQDAIERLTEVRNRQEKQFRLQLEQRLQEIFTAISFAPYLPKISDKYELTLVENTAKIESLVAASTGENQILSLSFIASIIDKVREWSEKRKVLTVPNSSTFPIVMDSPFGSLDETYRRRIAQTLPQLANQLIILVTKTQWRGEVEQEMANRIGREYVLTYYSSKPDCEQDYIELGEERYPLVKQSPNEFEYTEVMVVERNW from the coding sequence ATGAAGCTCACTTCAATTAAACTGTGTAACTTTCGCTCTTTTTACGGCAGAACACCAGAGATAGTTTTGTCAGGGGGAGATATTCTCAATACCACAATTATTCATGGTAATAATGGATCGGGAAAAACCAGTTTACTGAATGCCTTTACATGGGTATTATATGAGAGGTTTAGTGCTGCCTTTGCTTCCACAGAACAGTTGGTGAATAAAAGAGCGATCGCCGAAGCTAAAACTGGACAATCTGTAGAATGTTGGGTAGAAGTAAACTGGGAGCATGAAGGTAAACGCTACAACGCTAAACGCCAGTGTCGGATTTATAAAGATAAAACTGACTTGGAATCTATCAAAACAGAATTATTAATGCAAGTGGCTGGCGATGATGGTAGATGGTATTTTCCACTGCAAAAACCAGAAGAAATTATTGGGCAAATTTTACCAGCCAGCTTACATCAATACTTTTTCTTTGATGGAGAACGCATTGAAGAAATAGTCCGTTCTGATAAAAAAGCGGAAATTGCCGAAGCTATCAAGATTTTTTTGGGTGTAGAGGTAATTAACCGTTCTATCAAACATCTTAGTGAAGCTAAAAAAAGTTTAGAAAATGAATTAAAAGCGATTGGTGATTCAGCAATTAAACAACTTTTAAAAGCACAAGAAAAACTAGAACAAGAAATTGCCAAAATCAACACTAGACAAACTGAAATTAAACAAGAATTAGAATATCAACAAAGTTTCAAAAAAGAGACAGGAAATCGGTTACTCGAACTCAGCGCCGCAAAAGAACTACAAGACAGACGACAAGAATTAGAAAACCAAAAAACATCTCATCAAGAAAATCTCCGTCAAACTAGAGACGCGCTAAAAAAAATTATTTCGGCACGCGGCTATACAATTCTGCTATCAGATACAACAACTCAATTTCGGACAATTCTCAATGAATTAAAAGCCCGCGGCGAATTAACATCGGGTATTTCGCGGGAATTTATTAACGAATTACTCAAAAGTCAACACTGTATTTGTGGTGCAGAATTAAATGCAGGTAATCATAACCATACAAATGTGAGTGATTGGTTAGAAAAGGCTGGTTCTTCTGTTGTGGAAGAAACAGCAATTCGCATGAGCGCCCAAGTTGATGAAATTGATAAGCAAGCCATAGCCTTTTGGGAGGAAGTCGATAGAGAACAAACAAGAATTAATCAGTTTCGCCAAAATATCTCGCAAATTGAACTTGAATTAGATACGATTCAAGAACGGTTGCGTAAAGATGCGAATGAAGAAATTAGCAGTTTACAAAAACGCTTAGATGAAATTGAAAGTAAAATTGATGAATTAAATCGAGAACAAGGTGCAAATCAACAGCGGATTTTGCACTTAAAAACGGAGATTGATGCTTTAATAAAACAAATAGCCAAGCAGAAACTGAATGAAGAAAAGCAATTACTCGCACAAAGACGCATCAACGCTACTCAAGATGCGATTGAAAGATTAACTGAAGTCAGAAATCGGCAAGAAAAACAGTTTCGTTTGCAGTTAGAACAGCGATTACAGGAGATATTTACAGCAATATCCTTTGCACCATATCTGCCAAAAATTAGCGATAAGTATGAACTCACCTTAGTAGAAAATACAGCGAAAATAGAATCACTCGTTGCTGCATCTACAGGTGAAAATCAAATTCTCAGTTTGTCTTTTATTGCCAGTATTATTGATAAGGTGCGGGAATGGAGCGAAAAACGCAAAGTTTTAACTGTGCCGAATAGTAGCACGTTCCCAATAGTGATGGATTCTCCCTTTGGTAGTTTAGATGAAACTTATCGCCGCCGCATTGCTCAAACACTACCTCAATTAGCCAATCAGTTAATTATTTTGGTGACAAAAACGCAATGGCGGGGTGAAGTAGAACAGGAAATGGCGAATAGGATTGGGCGAGAATATGTGTTGACTTATTATTCGTCTAAACCTGATTGTGAACAAGATTATATTGAGTTGGGTGAGGAAAGATATCCGTTAGTAAAGCAAAGCCCTAATGAGTTTGAATATACTGAGGTGATGGTAGTTGAGCGTAATTGGTGA